The following coding sequences lie in one Macaca thibetana thibetana isolate TM-01 chromosome 18, ASM2454274v1, whole genome shotgun sequence genomic window:
- the GALR1 gene encoding galanin receptor type 1 yields MELAVGNLSEGNASWPEPPAPEPGPLFGIGVENFVTLVVFGLIFALGVLGNSLVITVLARSKPGKPRSTTNLFILNLSIADLAYLLFCIPFQATVYALPTWVLGAFICKFIHYFFTVSMLVSIFTLAAMSVDRYVAIVHSRRSSSLRVSRNALLGVSCIWALSIAMASPVAYHQGLFQPRASNQTFCWEQWPDPRHKKAYVVCTFVFGYLLPLLLICFCYAKVLNHLHKKLKNMSKKSEASKKKTAQTVLVVVVVFGISWLPHHIIHLWAEFGVFPLTPASFLFRITAHCLAYSNSSVNPIIYAFLSENFRKAYKQVFKCRIRKDSHLSDNKENKSRIDTPPSTNCTHV; encoded by the exons ATGGAGCTGGCGGTCGGGAACCTCAGCGAGGGCAACGCGAGCTGGCCGGAGCCCCCAGCCCCGGAGCCCGGGCCGCTGTTCGGCATCGGCGTGGAGAACTTCGTCACGCTGGTGGTGTTCGGCCTGATCTTCGCGCTGGGCGTGCTGGGCAACAGCCTAGTGATCACTGTGCTGGCGCGCAGCAAGCCGGGCAAGCCGCGGAGCACCACCAACCTGTTCATCCTCAACCTGAGCATCGCCGACCTGGCCTACCTGCTCTTCTGCATCCCCTTCCAGGCCACGGTGTACGCGCTGCCCACCTGGGTGCTGGGCGCCTTCATCTGCAAGTTCATACACTACTTCTTCACCGTGTCCATGCTGGTCAGCATCTTCACCCTGGCTGCGATGTCAGTGGACCGCTATGTGGCCATCGTGCACTCGCGGCGCTCCTCCTCCCTCAGGGTGTCCCGCAACGCGCTGCTGGGCGTAAGCTGCATCTGGGCGCTGTCCATCGCCATGGCCTCGCCCGTGGCCTACCACCAGGGCCTCTTCCAGCCGCGCGCCAGCAACCAGACTTTCTGCTGGGAGCAGTGGCCTGACCCTCGCCACAAGAAGGCCTATGTGGTGTGCACCTTCGTCTTCGGCTACCTGCTGCCGCTCCTGCTCATCTGCTTCTGCTATGCAAAG GTTCTTAATCATTTGCATAAAAAGTTGAAGAACATGTCAAAGAAGTCTGAAGCATCCAAGAAAAAG aCTGCGCAGACCGTTCTGGTGGTGGTCGTGGTGTTTGGAATCTCCTGGCTGCCGCACCACATCATCCATCTCTGGGCTGAGTTTGGAGTTTTCCCGCTGACCCCGGCTTCCTTCCTCTTCAGAATCACCGCCCACTGCCTGGCGTACAGCAATTCCTCCGTGAATCCTATCATATACGCGTTTCTCTCTGAAAATTTCAGGAAGGCCTATAAGCAAGTGTTCAAGTGTCGCATTCGCAAAGATTCACATCTGAgtgataataaagaaaataaaagtcgaATAGACACCCCACCATCAACCAATTGTACTCATGTGTGA